TCTGACtgttaataaaatcaaaattttgtgaagtaacaaaatttcaagCCAAACTCCAGCAGAGCGTGTCTGTTACAGTCCCTTACCCAAACCCATCGCGCAAAAGTTTGCACTCATCATTCAAGAAGTAGGGGGCTTCTGTACAATGACCTTGAGCCCATGAGTGAAGGCATAGCCTAACACATGCTTCGTAAGAAATAACAGCACCCCATGAACCTTGCCCTCTGCATAAATGAGTCCACCCATCGTAAGAAAGAATAAGTTATTGCTAAAGGAGGCAATTAGGAAAAAACTGCAGTCCTTTGCTATGACTTTCGACAAATTGATAACAATGCTCAAAGTTGCTTTAGTACATTGCTCTATAATTTGGGAGGCGTGCAGGAACTGAAAAAGAAGGTGATGCAACTTTGAGACCAGCAGCATTCCTGAATCAAGATATAGTTAATTACATAATCTTTCTGAGTAACTTCCAGTGCAAgagttgaaaaattaaagagagtGAAATGAGAAGCATATACACTAACCTAGCCGATGCATTggaaatttcaatatttgtaGCTTGTCCATTTTGGCCTAAACAGCTTTCTGGTGCTATTTGTTCATTTCTTGTGGCAGAAACATAAGCCTTGTATGCATTACAAGTTGAAGCTTGATCCTCAACCCCCCTGATTTCCTGATCGCGAACATTTAATGGAGGAGCAGTCGGAATATCAAAATTCTTATGCATTTTATTCCCTATTCCTCCACCATACTTCATCTGCCACGGCTAACAAAAACTGAGTTTTCACTCATATAAAGACCCATTTGAACTAATTAATCCCTATCCcataaagttataaaattgCATCTGGGCAATGTATCCACAGATCAGTCGAAACTTTTAACACTACCAATCTTGACTTGCTAGTTTATAAGAAACTGACTGCGTCAGATTTACTCACGAATCACCCTAAAATCTTATTCAATTAAGAACATAACAGAACATAACAAACCTGATCGAAAGCAGCAGAGTACCCATCGGTATCACCAGAAGAAACGTCGTTCGATTTACCAAACGAAACTTCAGTACTGGAAGTCGTAGCCGAATCCGACGTCTTGACTCCTCCATGACTATATTCTCGTTTTAATCGAACTGCCTCCGGAACTAAACCAATCCCGTAATAACCCATTTCAGAACAACGATTGTTTAATTGATTACCCAATTGAACGCCATTAATAGCAGTCGAATGATAGTGAACTTTGTCATCTTGAGGAGATATGGCGACCGAGTAATGCCGGCTATGATTTTCACTCCCCGAGTCAGACGACAAGTCCATGTCGGATCCCGAATCACAATCCTCGCCATAGTCATTCACTGTTTGAGCTTGAAACCCATTAACCGCAATCGAGGGCAAATTGGCAGCACCAAACGGCAATCCAAAACCCCGATCGCCAGAAactaaacaagaaaaattcCTCATCTCCAACTTAAAATTCTTGACACTGAAACAGCGGCGAATGAATTAAGAATCGGGGTCTAAGGAGTAAAGGAAATTGTAATAATGGGGAAAATTTGTTGCCATAAGGAAAACTAAGATTAGGATGATCTACATTAAACAACATTCCATAAAGAAAGTGGGAATGAACCTCAATTGATACCGCAACACagcaatagaaagaaaatgagaatcGGAGAAGATAGTGACCCAAAATAGAaacggaagaagaaaagattagGCAGCAGAAAATGGTAAGAAGTGGAGGAAGTGAGAAAGTGAGAGAAAGGGGAATTGAGTGTAGAGTgaagaattttgtaaatactatattttcttttcttttagctTCTTTTCGGAGTGTTTGACAGTTTGGCGCTGATTGtgtaaaattagaataatgaaaaatggagattaagaaaatgattaaaaataatcaaagaaaaaggttTTGAGGTTTAACGATTTTAAGGAAAGAACGGCACCGGAAGCGGGGAAGTTTCCGCGCGTATGACGTGGCAGCGAGGGGGCAAGGGGTACGCGCTCTTTTTATAACGGTCGacattttaatattactcatAACCTTGAGGCCAATTGTTTTTGGAAGTTAAGACTACATCATATCATACCATGCAATGCTTCACTTAGTCACTCTAATCCCCCTCATTAAATCTCAACTTAAACATTACATTTCCAAATTAAACCAACATCCTTCCTATGCATATGCATCCTATCTCTAACACTCACATTCCATCAACATCAAATGCACCAAGTGTACTTAAGATCTAACTCAAAAAGTCACGCCCACTCGTCGGAGgttaatatacaaatttataaaaattatagagATAAAAATAACATGTAAAAGTTTTTCCTACGTAGCCCTTTTTAATATAGTAGAAATAGAGATAGAAATTATTATCTAGACTATAGAgtatatcataattaaaattgctattaaattaaataagagaATGTCACGAAAAAATCGAtcactaattattattttagttttattgaaattaaagaaaacaccATAGTTTACAAAGAATCCCCATAGTTTACAAAGAATGGGATGATATTGAAAGTACAAATCCGAATGTTAATTGAGGATTATAATTACTAAATATCAATAGTAAATAACAAACGATCTAAAAATAgaagtaattaacaaataataataaatgtgataagcttaagaaaaaacaaattgaatgaGATAAGATTTGGATTTGACCACGCTTCTATGGTATATTAAGTacatagaaaaatgaatttcaatattgttggtatgttttacttttacttttaggttaaaatattctttcaatCAACCTATCTTTTTAGTTCAACCATTTATGGAAATCCAAATCTTCcaaaaatttactatattcagtaaataattttttaaaaatatacaattaagagaaaactaatcatttcatgaaaaaagaataatttttctatagtttttcataatgaattaaaactgtaaattaataacaatatcaatttaaagtctaaaatatttgaaattgaattaataattataccAATATTACTAAATCGTGAAGAAAGATAAATGTAAAGAATAAAGTTAGAGATTATAATTGGATTTGTAGATTATAGTAGTTTTATAATAGGAATGGGATTAGagattattaatatttagtgGTTTTGTGGCATTCGGGAATCAGAATAGTGTCATACACGATATGCTTCCTGCTTAAGAAATCAACTTTATAATGCATCTTTcctaaattaattgttttacaTAATGTACGGTGCTAACTtacattttcatcattaaaacaaatgaattagCAAACAAACCCTTCAAAAGTAAAtccaaattcttaatttttatgttgatGAATTCTAGTTCTTTAAGTATGAGTCTatatcatacttttttttcataatttcctAACTTCATTTTCATACATTCTACTTGCAAAAAAAGGTTTTGGATGAACATATCTTTTAGTTACTGTTCTTCTTTCCCCCTTATCCTAAGCTACTGTATCTTCATTtagtttgattatttgattaattaactaCAATAACTAATTTGTGCacattaaaatatgatttaacatttgaaaaagttCGTTTCACTTAGTTTAAACTAACAGATTCATCAAATATCTTTGTGATTGATTAACGATTAATATAGAggttaacaataatattatataaaaaactaaagaattaACGTTTCTCCAAAGAACACATCTCATACATGTTTTGAAAGTGTAGCACCCAGCAGCATAAATGAATACTCTAGATTGATAATTGTTGAATGATAAAACGTTTAGTCACTAGCTTATGTGTTTTAAACCACACAATATATTagtagaatatttttttttctggacatttttttaaaaagaacaatgGTTGGTGGTGCATCTTTTTTGACAAACATGGCTTGAAGCACAGACATTCACAATGGGCTCATGAAAGAATTGAGCCATCCTCGCAACAAGGAAAAGCCCAACAAAATAAGCAATCACCACTCTAAAACTCTCTAGCTATGCAACACTATCCTTATTTCATCACTACATATAATGAAACTCCTAAGTGcatcaatttaattcaaatttctattatgtttaatttatttacataaattaaaaggCTTAATTACATAAACcaatcattcaaatttgataaatcgGAATTTTTTAAGTGTACAACCGGTaatcttcaaatatattcCTAACAAATGTTCTAAATCGATTCATCACTTCTAAGTAATTGTTGATAAGGTTTATTTGGAGAATTTCCCTTTTCCTCTAATAATCCAATCCCTGTGTTTTCTAAACAAGTACtgatcacttttttttcaGAACTTGAAGCCTAAAATGTGTctaatctcaaattttcaattcagcgaagtggagaagaaatgtaGGGACCATATAAAAGacacaattaattaacatgtaacACCTTGAGAgaccaaattaaataaaatatttaaaagctAAATGGTAATATTTACGTTGTTTCCTGTgtgtttttctaaatttggagagtgtaaacaaacaaattgtgttgagaagatatatataatgacAGTAATTAGCAAATCTGGGAGTGATTAGTCCATAATATatgcaaacaaaaaattgtggTCCATAACACAGTCGTCCCATGTTTCACATCTCTTCCCATCTTTCTCCACATGAATACATATAATGAAACAATAACAATGctcttcaaattatatatatatatatataacaaaaagaaaaacaaaatcaagtgGGGTTGAAAGAGGGAGACAAAAGCATCCAGTCTAGATCtaacaaagagagaaatataATGGAAGCTAAGgtttaattcaaaaaaataattacatatatCATACACTATGTATCTACTTTTTGTCCATCTTACCAAATTTTTCAATCatataatttatcattatccttaaatattcttttattattaataataattagagtAAGAGATGTATCATATCTTGAAATGCACTTaaggtttaaaatattatatcaatatttctATGAAGACCTTAATTTTATAGGGTAAATTATGGATATTTCCTtataaaagaacaataataataaatttaaatgagcaaataaatatgttattattttcaaataagcaAATTGtacttattttgtttgtgctggatataatgaataaatatgaattgaaGTCTTCATAACCAatcatatatattgaaatataaatgaataGAATGAAAACATGAAGATATCCAACGAAATTAGCCAAATATTGGtggttaaatttaattagaaacgAGAAAGGCTGAGAGGGGAGCGCATGAGGGGTTGAAGAGAGCTCGAATCTCAAGTAAGTAAACGACTAGAAGACTgtgtttggttttcttttgttttaaaaaaaagaactttttgtaaaaaaaaataagtttgggCAACACAGGTTGGACTTGgaccacacacacacacacacaccaaaagaaaaatggattatatatagttttatgaATATGCAATTCCTTTTTAGCTACGAAAATGTAAAACCTTAacaaatgtataaataaatagtgaGTTTGTGTGTGGGGGGTTTATTTACAAGGCAAAAAGTAAGGCTgctattttgagtttttgaagTACACGTGATTTCGGAATTGTTGTAGTAAAGTGTTGCAGTGTCGGTCCACCTtagttctctttttttctttctttttaaagaaaatttaaaatgataataatggatatatatatatataattaattaaattgaaaataactaAAGGGCATAAAAGAGGTGGATCCCTGTGTAAAGCTGAATCTGATcagtttatatatttgtaattgcCTTATATCTATATGGTCTCACtcgagagaaaaagagagagagcaTCTCTAGGACCTGATAACAGAGGGAAAAGGGGgttttatcaaaagaaagaaagaaagaaagaatgagagAATTCAGAGACAGAAAAAAAgggtttcttttaaatataaaatatacttggaaatgttatgttttaaaaaaaaaaaaaatgaaaaacgtTAGGATTTGGAATCCTAAGTTACTTAGTTGGGGTTTAAGTTTGTTCTTCCAATTTTGATGCTCATTGTTAATTCTCACATTTCTCaacgttttattttttccttttgggtTTGTGTGTATGTGTCTTTATCAACCGCTGGTCTTGAggaattgttattattatcagtttcttttccattttgattTGGATTTCATTATCATGTTCTAACCCCTTTTTTTTAAACCTTCTCTCTCTCCATGCTAAATATATTCCAACTTACACTTGGTTTTgctaatataagaaaattgtaTCTCAAACTCTAAACTCCGATAGtacacattatatatatttgattcttAGATGATATATATGATATGACAGGATAGGATAGGAGAGAGAATATAGATTATTcgaaaatatatagaaatcaACTTTGTGATTATAAATGTAAAGTGACATTATTTATGTGAGTAATATAATTGGCTTCCCTTTTCCTTCTCAACTTTATTCTCTTGTGTACCCTATTTGATTGCATTAATGTtagtagtttttgtttttgattttatttatccaaatattaattagttgatttatCTAAATAATGGGAgaaagatattaaattaaattaccaCACCataacaatataattaaacagATGATTGGAGTctaatagagagagagaggttaacaaaaataattcaattaattacatGTGAAGTGATAGTGTAATTAATACTTAAAGATGTAGGAAACGaattattaatattcaaaCATGCTTGTTTTATAAGATGTTAGCATGCTTCTCAAATTAAGTTTGCAAGcatctatgtatatatatatcattcaaCTTTTATACTAGTCTCCATATATTCAATCATGTTCTGTATAactaattcttaaaaaaaaattagttgtaaaaactaaaataaaccctaaaatagttttgtttataattgtTCGTGATACAGTAGAAACTCATTTGAATAAATAGCTCAAATCACGAAATACATGtatcaacaaaattcattaaagtATTAGgtaacaaaatgtaaaaagatGAGCGAAAATATGGTGATTTGTAGGCCAAAATTGGTAGGGGAAGGTAAAgaggataaaaagaaaaaaatggtgtgtttgagaaaaaagaggaggagATGGGTATGtggggaaaaacaaaaatgtgagaaaagggagagagaagGTAATGATGAGAATTGTGACGGAAACGGTTAGAGTTTCGTCATCTTATTTAGAGAAGAGAAGCATGCGACCCATTGCTACCAAACAAAACCACGAACCCTAACCCTAACCCTTAATCTTATTGgttcttcttttcaaattcaaacatttcttACACTCTCTCCCATCTACCCCTTTCTTTTCCCTCTATTTTCCCTCTCTACCAACCACTCTTTTTCCATATACTAACAAAATCcactcaaatatattattttctatttacaattaattcactctcatatattattttgatctatcatgtatatatttttacattttactaGTAAATATGTTTACATGCAACTTTAAATAGTGGACTTTCTTGGTGTTCCTAATTAGCTTATAGGTTACcataaaaacaatttagttattgttgtttcttttaaagtaaaatgttTAATGCATAAAGTTTGATTTACATATCCCTTTCTTTACCTATCTAATCTATATAGCTTTGCATTTGATCACCtattatttgaaatcataTATAGAAGCTTttgtactaaaataaaatatcctAAAATTGGGATTGGTTGTATTTGATAACCATTATAGCAATTGgtcttttttctcaatttcatatttttagttttcccTCACATATGATCTATGTAGACACTAAATTACctaactttcaaaaaaaaaaatacaaacatgttttttgaaaattacttttatttttttagtttttaaattttaattatcattttgagaatatgtaACATTgtagataacaaaatatggaagaaaataacGACCTTTGAAGGTGTTATAATCTCTatcaaaaaaatcatattaaaaactaaaaccaaatgcttgtcaaattaaatatgtctgcatttttgttttagctcttggattttgaaatttgtacttttttttctttcaacttctttGCCGTAAAGAATTTCTTATAGGGCCGGTGTttgatgaaaaatttaaatatgaatgaaaattcaaaatcaatcgAATTTATGAatgtaaacttttttaatcattatttttaaatataataaaataaattaaaatatttataaaatatcacaaaacaATTATGatagttcaaaatattttaatctatcacatattttattatttaaaatatttttttatctttaaattgatataatataatttggaGCTTTATATATCAATTGTCATTTATAGGCttagaatatttttccaaaatcaaaatcaataattgagaaatgtttttttaaaatcaaattcctCGTGAAGttgcctttttcttctctctcaacACATGTTTTGAAGAGGAAAATTGTTActgttaataaaatatttaaactacttattaaatatataagaaaaaacttaaataaacaatgtattttgttatgttttataaatagtttgaaaatatatttttttcaatcaacTAAGTTTCTGATCTCgctatatttttataatgtagtaattaaataaattagcaTTATATATACTTGCACcactaaatacaaaattgcATTATTCAAACTTAATTGATTTGGTGGTTTGTGGTGTGGAAATATTAAtgtattcaattaaaaaagacattaatattttaggaTTGAGTATCCATCCATGAATCTTAATAATAGAGATAAAGGGATCAAATATTACTaagtttatgattatttatttcaagATTGTCTCTGTCTCTTTCTAAATAAAGGGAAGAAAATGTGAACAAAATGAATGGATAGGTGATATTAGAGTATATTGTTTCCTTTGAAAGCTTTCTATATATGGATAGTTGAAAAGGCAtatggactttttttttcttcttttaaatctttatAAAACTATTGATTTGATTCCTAACTATatgataacatttttaaaagaagaaagatatataaataccctttaaaaacatgtttatcAGTATCAATACCTTTGtgataaaatttcaatttttatatctttcttcTTGAATATTACTTCATTCACTTAGATTAAGGGAGTTCGAGATTCAAAATTCTTCGAGGAAGTAAATATGCTTATGAGCCATGTTGTCTGTGCGagttaatgttttaaatttgataagattaatctaaattttcatatacttttaatttcagactttatatttaaataaatatagtattttttaatgtttgttatGCCTTGCACtataaaattcaacaaataaagATCCCAAAATCCATTaattccaaacaaaaataagttgCTCTAAGAAACCAATTCATCGAATCAAACCAAGGCAAAATCAATACACAAAATTAGCGATAGCATGGATCCTATGAACTCacacatttaaataaaatcttctcgatttctctttttatcaTTAGTTCAtaaaaatttttagttttttttataacaaaaatttgaacacaaaagttaaccaaaatataaaagattgcAACACTTGTACGAGCAAAaggtttaatttataaaaaatacaaaatgaagctaaaattaatttttactttagggaaattttatttaaataaaaaaattagaaaaacacaGTCAAggctcaaattttaaaatctaaaaaagtgactttttaaaataaattaaaatatacgaAATTGTATTAGAACTctatattctttcaaaattcaaacttggAAATTTGGGATTggacttttgttttaaaaggaacattatatgtatatatatatatataagtcaTGAATCACATAcggtctttttcttttcttttttcagatggagaaataaaataaagttaggggaaaaagattttgaaattggaacataaaattaaaaaaaatatttttattttgattttattgaaatggaaaatgttTAGTTGTTGTGTATTTAGTAGTGGAAAGCTTTACCCTAAACTCGCTATTCTCTCATCATCTTCTACATAAACAAACCTccccttctcttctcttttccaacACTCTTGCTTCTTCAAACTTCAAACTCCAAACtccattctttttctctctctctctctctctccctcttttcaactcattttcttaagaaacATCAAAtgctttttttgtttatttgatatttcttcTTCAGGACATTTTCAAGCTCCCATCTTTTCAATGGCGGATAGTTTTTACTGTACAGAGAATGccaatatttgttttgatgaaaataatgaatttgatGAACGATGCTCAATTTCTCTGCCCCATCGAAGAAGAACCCGTGACCCCAATGTTGAATTTTTCGGATCCGAAAATTTTCTGGGCTCTTCTGTATTAGAGAGTGAAGAGAGAGTTAAAAGAATGGTTGAGAAAGAGATTGAGCATTTACCAACTCATGATTATCTTAAGAGAATGCTCTCTGGGGATTTGGATTTGAAGTTTAGAAGAGAGGCTGTTGATTGGATTTGGAAGgttggtttgttttttcttttgaaatctGATGATGATGGAAAAATGtctgttttctctttttgattCATTTCTAAAGAggggttttgatttttctaaggTCTCTTTTCCATCAATTAAACTTTGAGTTGCTTTTACCCTTCTCattaatcttcatttttttctttttgtttggtttgattattttattcgTAATGATGGGgtctgttttcttttctttttttttttttttcgcttttcttttcccaattTCAACAGTTTATGGTCCCTCAGTACTTGTGATTCCATTGTGTGCCATCTTAGTTAGTTCATTATTTGATTCAGTGTGGTGTGATGAACAGGCTCATGCCCATTACAGCTTTGGTCCTCTGAGTCTTTGTTTATCTATGAACTACTTGGACCGTTTCCTCTCAGTGTATCATTTGCCTGTAAGTTCCAAAAATCGAAcaatgtttgtttctttttttctctttccataTTTCTTGTCatgttatgaaaattttcttatatgtttttattatttagatgGATAAAAGCTGGACTGTGCAGCTGCTGTCAGTAGCTTGTATGTCTTTAGCAGCAAAAATGGAGGAGACAGAAGTTCCTCTTCCTATAGATTTACAGGTCAAATGAATTTcagaattatttttaaaaaaaactgagattgttttttttttaactgtttTGTTGATGGGTTTCAATTTTGGAGTACAGGTTGAGGAACCtaagtttgtgtttgaagCAAAAACCATACAAAGAATGGAACTACTTGTTCTAAGTAGATTGAAATGGAAGATGCAAGCCATaactccattttctttcattgattatttCCTCAGTAAGATCAGTGTTGAGCAGCAGAACATACCAAACCTATACTTCTCAAAATCATCACAACTCATTCTGAGCACAATTAAAGGTGTTTTAAAgcagtttttttctttccatttacTGACTGAAAAAAATTCAGTAGCATTCCCCAGAAATTAATGTGTTTTGATACAGTTTTGTGGTTGGGAAAAATTAAATGCATGCAGGCATTGACTTCTTGGAATTCAAGCCTTCTGAAATTGCTTTGGCTGTGGCAATTTCCATTTCAAGAGAATTTCAAACACCAGATATGAATAAAgcaattctttcttttccatatATGGAGAAAGTAATACAAAAAGAACTTcgctttttcccttttttccctgaaaaaacacattttttgctaattgttttaaacatttgctttatggttttgttttgcaGGAAAGAGTGATGAAGTGTATTGATCTGATTAGagatttttcattgattagtAATGTATATGGAAATACATTGGGTGGTGGTAATGTTGGTTCAGTTCCTCAAA
This DNA window, taken from Cucumis sativus cultivar 9930 chromosome 6, Cucumber_9930_V3, whole genome shotgun sequence, encodes the following:
- the LOC101209378 gene encoding cyclin-D4-1, producing MADSFYCTENANICFDENNEFDERCSISLPHRRRTRDPNVEFFGSENFLGSSVLESEERVKRMVEKEIEHLPTHDYLKRMLSGDLDLKFRREAVDWIWKAHAHYSFGPLSLCLSMNYLDRFLSVYHLPMDKSWTVQLLSVACMSLAAKMEETEVPLPIDLQVEEPKFVFEAKTIQRMELLVLSRLKWKMQAITPFSFIDYFLSKISVEQQNIPNLYFSKSSQLILSTIKGIDFLEFKPSEIALAVAISISREFQTPDMNKAILSFPYMEKERVMKCIDLIRDFSLISNVYGNTLGGGNVGSVPQSPVGVLDAACLSYKTEELLTAGSCGNGNSSSSSSHDSQDSKRRRQDRPSSNDDNTSPSSPVK